In a genomic window of Flavobacterium lipolyticum:
- the mazG gene encoding nucleoside triphosphate pyrophosphohydrolase: protein MSKELQLKAFERLLIIMDELREQCPWDKKQTLQTLRHLTIEETYELGDAILDNDLNEVKKELGDLLLHIVFYAKIGSETNDFDMADVCNEICDKLIHRHPHIYSDTKVKDEEEVKQNWEKLKLKEGKKSVLEGVPRSLPALVKASRIQDKVKGVGFDWEEPHQVWDKVQEELEELQVEVKAGDQDKIEAEFGDVLFSMINYARFLNVNPEDALERTNKKFISRFQYLESKAAEMGKPLMDMTLAEMDVFWNEAKKQ from the coding sequence ATGAGCAAAGAACTTCAACTTAAGGCCTTCGAAAGATTATTAATTATTATGGATGAACTTCGTGAGCAATGCCCGTGGGATAAAAAACAAACTTTGCAAACACTTAGGCATCTTACCATTGAAGAAACCTATGAGCTGGGTGACGCTATTTTAGACAATGATTTAAATGAAGTAAAAAAAGAACTGGGTGATTTGCTGTTGCATATTGTTTTTTATGCGAAAATAGGCTCTGAAACCAACGATTTTGACATGGCAGATGTGTGTAACGAAATCTGTGATAAACTCATTCATCGTCATCCTCATATCTACAGTGATACCAAAGTCAAAGACGAAGAAGAAGTAAAACAAAACTGGGAAAAGTTAAAGCTGAAAGAAGGTAAAAAATCAGTTTTAGAAGGAGTTCCGAGAAGTTTGCCGGCATTAGTAAAAGCCAGTCGAATTCAGGATAAAGTAAAAGGAGTTGGTTTTGACTGGGAAGAACCGCATCAGGTTTGGGACAAAGTACAGGAAGAACTGGAAGAATTGCAAGTTGAAGTAAAAGCAGGCGATCAGGACAAAATAGAGGCCGAATTTGGAGATGTTTTATTCTCTATGATCAATTACGCCCGTTTTTTAAATGTAAATCCCGAAGATGCTTTGGAGCGTACCAATAAAAAATTTATCAGTCGTTTTCAGTATCTGGAAAGCAAAGCAG
- a CDS encoding DUF5606 domain-containing protein, with the protein MNLEKILAISGKPGLYVLKVQTRTGFVAESLADGKKITVNLKSNVSLLSEISIYTYEGEKPLTEVMQRIATKENKGQAISHKEDNATLLAYFKEILPEYDEERVYPSDIKKVLNWYNTLQSKGLVTDLAPAPVEAQEEAPVAEEKPKKAPAAKKAKAKKEE; encoded by the coding sequence ATGAATTTAGAGAAAATTTTAGCCATTTCTGGGAAACCAGGTTTATATGTATTGAAAGTGCAAACTCGTACAGGTTTTGTGGCAGAATCATTAGCAGATGGAAAAAAAATCACAGTAAACTTAAAAAGTAATGTAAGTTTATTATCAGAGATTTCAATTTATACTTACGAAGGCGAAAAACCATTAACAGAAGTAATGCAGCGCATTGCAACTAAAGAAAATAAAGGGCAGGCTATTTCGCACAAAGAAGACAATGCTACATTATTGGCTTATTTTAAAGAAATTTTACCTGAATATGACGAAGAGAGAGTTTATCCTTCAGATATTAAAAAAGTATTAAACTGGTACAACACTCTTCAGTCTAAAGGTTTGGTAACAGATTTAGCTCCTGCTCCTGTTGAAGCTCAAGAAGAAGCTCCGGTTGCTGAAGAAAAACCAAAAAAAGCTCCTGCTGCTAAAAAAGCAAAAGCTAAAAAAGAAGAATAG
- the def gene encoding peptide deformylase: MILPIVGYGDPVLRKVGEAITPDYPNLKETIANMYETMYNALGVGLAAPQVGVPIRLFVIDTTPFSDDEDLSSSEQEDLKGFKKTFINAKILKEEGEEWSFNEGCLSIPDVREDVYRKPTVTIEYCEEDFVMKTEVFDGLVARVIQHEYDHIEGVLFTDKISSLKKRLIQKKLKNITEGKTFQEYRMKFFAAKKGR, encoded by the coding sequence ATGATTTTACCAATTGTAGGATATGGTGATCCTGTTTTAAGAAAAGTGGGTGAGGCAATTACGCCAGATTATCCAAACCTAAAAGAAACAATAGCTAACATGTATGAAACCATGTACAACGCTTTAGGGGTTGGACTTGCTGCGCCTCAGGTAGGAGTGCCTATTCGTTTGTTTGTTATTGATACAACTCCTTTTAGTGATGATGAGGATCTTTCTTCAAGTGAGCAGGAAGATTTAAAAGGTTTCAAAAAAACTTTTATCAATGCTAAGATTTTGAAAGAAGAAGGTGAGGAGTGGAGTTTTAATGAAGGTTGTTTGAGTATTCCGGACGTTCGCGAAGATGTTTACAGAAAGCCTACCGTTACAATTGAATATTGTGAGGAAGATTTCGTAATGAAAACCGAAGTTTTTGACGGGTTGGTAGCCAGAGTAATTCAGCACGAATACGATCATATTGAAGGAGTTTTGTTTACAGATAAAATCTCTTCTCTAAAGAAACGTCTGATCCAGAAAAAATTAAAAAACATTACAGAAGGCAAAACATTTCAGGAATACAGAATGAAATTTTTTGCTGCAAAAAAAGGAAGATAG
- a CDS encoding FUSC family protein encodes MFDRISKFTNSTSFLNASKVTIASVVPVLILNFLGHFEIGFTIALGAFYTHPSDIPSSLSHKIKGLIVASFIVSGVNLLVNLAYPYPFLFYPFLGFLLFLCSMISVYGQRATLVSFSALLSISLSFGHLHEGWEAFEYSGFIFIGGILYLIVSLVFHFVQPYKYVELQIAEGIKLTAKYLKLRGDLWSPEANRTAIIEKQLSVQVELNLIHEDLRKMLIGNQNTSGATSQNRKMLLVFITLVEIQELALYTSFDHNKIHEKFSAHPDVLRTYQNVAYKLASTLKKLSKNVHNISVYVDKNDLKNELDALEFAIFDYEKTLGKEEAAEGVLMLTNMLKYAKNQVGKIKTIQRAFSLAMQSYKLKDKDKELEKFLTPQYYPLRTLIENLSYSSSIFRHSIRLTTTILIGFVIGKFLPFQNVYWILLTIVVIMRPGYGLTKERSYNRIFGTILGGLLAFGIVSLVQNHVVLSIFSIVCMLLGISFTQINYKISATFVTMYVVFIYGILAPNVVEVIQFRILDSLAGAILAFLANQFLWPAWEFINTPIHIENSIRANRNYLKEIADFYNKKGEVPTSYRLSRKNAFVEVGNLMTSFQRMMQEPKSKQKTLPLVNKLVVLNHSILSALASLSTYIQSHQTTSASESFNYIIKTILSNLDHAIAVLRNEKIINDTYFDKEDVTLQFEELKRVNFKRLAADDDLDKETRQAKMQEAQMVIEQLIWMSNLAEKILKITKEFKATNPD; translated from the coding sequence ATGTTTGATCGTATCTCGAAATTTACCAACAGTACTTCTTTTTTAAATGCCTCAAAAGTAACTATTGCTTCGGTTGTTCCTGTCTTAATTTTGAACTTTCTCGGACACTTCGAAATCGGTTTTACTATCGCTTTGGGGGCTTTTTATACCCATCCCAGTGATATTCCGAGTTCTTTAAGCCATAAGATAAAAGGACTTATAGTGGCTTCCTTTATCGTTTCGGGAGTAAACTTACTGGTAAATCTTGCTTATCCGTATCCCTTTTTGTTTTATCCTTTTTTAGGCTTTTTACTGTTCTTATGTTCAATGATTTCAGTATATGGTCAGCGTGCTACTCTGGTTTCGTTTTCTGCTTTGTTGTCGATTTCCTTATCGTTTGGTCATTTGCATGAAGGCTGGGAGGCTTTTGAGTATTCGGGTTTTATTTTTATCGGTGGAATTTTATATCTGATTGTATCACTTGTTTTCCACTTTGTACAGCCGTACAAATATGTTGAACTTCAAATTGCTGAAGGCATAAAACTAACGGCCAAATATTTAAAACTCAGAGGGGATTTGTGGAGTCCCGAAGCCAACCGAACAGCCATCATCGAAAAACAATTAAGCGTTCAGGTCGAACTCAACCTGATTCATGAGGATTTGAGAAAAATGCTTATTGGCAATCAAAATACTTCGGGGGCTACCAGTCAAAATCGAAAAATGTTACTGGTTTTTATCACTTTGGTAGAAATTCAGGAACTGGCTTTGTACACCTCATTCGACCATAACAAAATTCATGAAAAATTTTCCGCGCATCCGGATGTACTGCGAACCTATCAAAATGTAGCTTATAAATTAGCCTCTACCTTAAAAAAACTGTCTAAAAATGTACACAACATCAGTGTATATGTTGACAAGAATGATTTAAAGAATGAACTTGATGCTCTGGAGTTTGCCATTTTTGACTATGAAAAAACTTTAGGCAAAGAAGAAGCTGCCGAAGGCGTGCTGATGTTGACCAATATGCTGAAGTACGCTAAAAATCAGGTGGGAAAAATCAAAACCATCCAGCGTGCTTTTTCACTTGCGATGCAATCTTATAAATTAAAGGATAAAGATAAAGAACTGGAGAAGTTCCTAACGCCTCAATATTATCCATTACGCACTTTGATTGAGAATTTATCCTACTCTTCTTCTATTTTCAGGCATTCCATACGATTGACTACAACTATTTTAATTGGTTTTGTGATTGGAAAATTTCTTCCGTTTCAAAATGTGTACTGGATTTTACTGACCATTGTGGTGATCATGCGCCCGGGTTACGGCTTAACGAAAGAGCGCTCCTATAACCGAATTTTCGGTACTATTTTAGGAGGATTGTTAGCATTCGGAATCGTTTCTTTGGTCCAAAATCACGTTGTATTGAGTATATTCTCTATTGTTTGTATGCTTCTTGGTATTTCGTTTACGCAAATTAATTACAAGATAAGCGCAACATTTGTTACGATGTACGTGGTTTTTATTTATGGAATTTTAGCTCCAAATGTGGTCGAGGTAATTCAATTTAGAATTCTCGATTCTCTTGCGGGAGCCATTTTAGCATTTTTAGCCAATCAGTTTTTATGGCCAGCCTGGGAATTTATCAATACTCCAATACATATTGAAAATTCGATTCGGGCCAATCGAAATTACCTGAAGGAGATTGCCGATTTCTACAATAAAAAAGGCGAAGTTCCTACTTCATACCGATTATCCAGAAAAAACGCTTTTGTTGAGGTTGGTAACCTTATGACTTCCTTCCAGCGAATGATGCAGGAGCCTAAATCGAAGCAAAAAACACTTCCATTGGTTAATAAACTGGTGGTATTAAATCATTCTATATTATCAGCGTTGGCCTCGTTATCAACTTACATACAATCGCATCAGACTACTTCTGCTTCGGAATCTTTTAATTACATCATTAAAACAATTCTTTCCAATCTGGATCACGCCATTGCTGTTTTAAGAAATGAAAAGATCATAAATGACACTTATTTTGATAAGGAAGACGTGACCTTACAATTTGAAGAACTCAAACGTGTTAATTTTAAACGTTTGGCCGCAGATGATGATCTGGACAAGGAAACCCGACAAGCCAAAATGCAGGAAGCTCAAATGGTAATCGAGCAATTGATCTGGATGAGCAATCTGGCTGAGAAGATTCTAAAAATTACAAAGGAATTTAAAGCAACAAATCCAGATTAA